A section of the Oryza sativa Japonica Group chromosome 1, ASM3414082v1 genome encodes:
- the LOC136351892 gene encoding E3 ubiquitin-protein ligase SINA-like 2, translated as MADGAGRDRSGLGPGKSATTERALHKITYFNKKSHEQACSYEPCFCPDSGCGFSGSVATLWKHFTTQHKWPSTEFKYYTPFDLRVKPGAHFLRAGDGQLFVMNMVSVEPVGHGVSLVCIQPNTSESSFRCNVVFSSFTGHHQISTLESVRCSSLSDGLPKNYFCIVPKSPGGGAAVLLRITIDTKLVLEVEDEQEEEEDDDDYDEDEDEDDESDDEDGN; from the coding sequence gcgccacgacggagcGGGCGCTACACAAGATCACCTACTTCAACAAGAAAAGCCATGAGCAGGCGTGCTCCTACGAGCCGTGCTTCTGCCCGGACTCTGGCTGCGGCTTCAGCGGGTCAGTGGCGACGCTCTGGAAACATTTCACCACTCAACACAAGTGGCCGTCCACGGAGTTCAAGTACTATACACCGTTCGACCTCAGAGTCAAACCAGGCGCCCACTTCCTCCGAGCTGGCGATGGTCAGCTCTTCGTGATGAACATGGTGTCGGTGGAGCCAGTCGGCCATGGGGTCTCCCTCGTCTGCATCCAGCCGAACACTTCGGAGTCCAGTTTCAGGTGCAATGTTGTCTTCTCCAGCTTCACGGGCCATCACCAGATCTCGACGCTGGAGTCAGTCAGGTGCTCGTCGCTGTCGGACGGGCTTCCAAAGAACTACTTCTGCATCGTGCCCAAGTCTCCTGGTGGTGGCGCTGCCGTCTTGCTCAGAATCACCATCGACACTAAGTTGGTGCTCGAAGTCGAGGAcgaacaggaggaggaggaggacgatgacgactatgatgaggatgaggatgaggatgacgagagcgacgacgaggatggGAATTAG